The Plectropomus leopardus isolate mb chromosome 7, YSFRI_Pleo_2.0, whole genome shotgun sequence genome window below encodes:
- the LOC121946360 gene encoding E3 ubiquitin-protein ligase NHLRC1-like, which yields MAKSPGSPRRGSLSPEGILREIQINLLECKVCFEKFSTQQREHRPHNLSCGHVLCLECIKALSHPLLRKLECPFCRQLCSVDSTSHCQALSDLQELLLSQSPTSSAPPYRAKTGLGLAEGLTSTALHLCTAFGGWGTLINPTGIAVLGSSGTIVVVHDGEKSVTVFSPQGRRLHSFGRRGRASGEICFPVDVAVTPCGHVVVTDAGDKAVKVFTSRGNHVLTVNESLQMPWGVDTDSCGHILVSDVQAGMLSKIKVDYTRGITLDHQTAVTELQHPKAVACCRVTGNTAVMENLPNDTCQGHTRLRVFTKDFHLLCQTDSFSLTLQSTVRLNMSDVAFDRDGDVIVTDSNQGMIWSLGKLQSGPALTPLVGEHLIRPVGLVPLNNALVILDSGDHTVKIYSAKSDARPMV from the coding sequence ATGGCCAAGAGTCCTGGTTCCCCTCGTCGTGGCAGCCTGAGTCCTGAGGGGATTCTGAGAGAGATCCAGATCAACTTGCTGGAGTGTAAAGTCTGCTTTGAGAAGTTCAGCACTCAGCAGAGGGAGCACAGACCACACAACCTTTCCTGTGGCCATGTACTCTGTCTGGAATGCATCAAGGCTCTGTCCCACCCTCTCCTGAGGAAGCTGGAGTGCCCATTCTGTCGACAGCTGTGCAGCGTTGACAGCACCTCCCATTGCCAGGCTCTTAGTGACCTGCAGGAGTTGCTGTTGTCCCAGAGTCCCACGTCCTCTGCTCCGCCTTACAGGGCAAAGACAGGCCTTGGCTTGGCTGAAGGTTTGACATCCACTGCTCTGCACCTCTGCACAGCTTTTGGAGGGTGGGGGACTCTCATCAACCCCACTGGGATAGCCGTTTTGGGGTCTTCTGGGACAATAGTGGTGGTGCATGATGGTGAGAAGAGCGTGACAGTGTTCAGTCCACAGGGCAGGAGGCTGCACAGTTTTGGTCGAAGAGGACGAGCCAGTGGGGAGATCTGTTTCCCAGTGGATGTGGCAGTGACTCCCTGTGGTCATGTGGTGGTGACTGATGCAGGGGATAAAGCTGTGAAGGTTTTCACCTCCAGAGGGAACCACGTGTTGACGGTCAATGAGTCCCTCCAGATGCCCTGGGGTGTGGACACAGACAGCTGTGGGCACATCCTGGTCTCAGACGTCCAGGCTGGCATGCTGTCCAAGATAAAAGTGGACTATACTCGTGGTATCACTCTAGATCACCAAACAGCTGTTACAGAGCTGCAGCATCCAAAAGCAGTGGCCTGCTGTCGGGTGACTGGGAACACTGCAGTGATGGAGAATTTACCCAATGACACATGTCAAGGACACACGAGGCTGAGAGTGTTCACTAAAGACTTCCACCTCCTTTGTCAAACAGACAGTTTCAGCCTGACCCTGCAGTCCACAGTGAGGCTCAACATGTCAGACGTGGCCTTTGACAGAGATGGAGATGTGATTGTTACTGACTCCAATCAGGGGATGATTTGGAGTTTGGGGAAGCTCCAGAGTGGCCCAGCCCTGACCCCACTTGTGGGAGAACACCTCATCCGCCCAGTTGGACTGGTGCCACTGAACAACGCACTGGTCATTCTGGACAGTGGAGACCACACAGTGAAGATTTATTCTGCTAAATCTGATGCTAGGCCCATGGTGTAG